In Paractinoplanes brasiliensis, the following proteins share a genomic window:
- a CDS encoding FAD-binding oxidoreductase has translation MLSALTDICGPDYARAARSIDAVGGRRAGHVAVPATAPAVADILRLVADLGLSSLPRGSGSKIDWGTPRPGVDVLIDTGRLNGMWNHDVERGTAEVATGTPVRALQAALALQGQRLPVDPPSRTATVGGMLAVNESGPLRHRFGTPAEYVRSVTYVDSLGRPGESDGEDGRPGLAEIDGVITAATLRLEPLPQARRWVGIAVPTPSQLGKLVGAAGEFEPSAIETDLPAGGQGGTLAVLFEGAEAAAVERAERLAATWGSGAVVTPIAPPWWGVYPFRRDDVALRLSVSAADLHAVLYALGDVVGGPVPVRGSAGLGTVHAVLPGTLSPPRLAGILDSVRHVLLARNGRAAIVAAPPELAHEVEMANRTEFF, from the coding sequence GTGCTCAGCGCGCTGACAGACATCTGCGGCCCTGACTATGCGCGTGCCGCCCGGTCGATCGACGCGGTCGGCGGTCGCCGGGCCGGCCACGTCGCGGTGCCGGCCACGGCGCCCGCGGTGGCCGACATCCTGCGGCTGGTGGCCGACCTGGGCCTGAGCAGCCTTCCGCGGGGCAGCGGCTCCAAAATCGATTGGGGTACGCCTCGTCCCGGCGTCGACGTGCTCATCGACACCGGTCGGCTCAACGGCATGTGGAATCACGACGTCGAGCGCGGCACGGCCGAGGTTGCGACCGGCACTCCCGTACGCGCTCTTCAAGCGGCCCTGGCTCTGCAGGGCCAGCGGCTTCCGGTCGATCCGCCGTCGCGCACGGCCACGGTCGGCGGCATGCTCGCGGTCAACGAGTCGGGGCCGCTGCGCCACCGGTTCGGCACCCCGGCGGAATACGTGCGGAGCGTGACCTACGTGGACAGCCTCGGCCGCCCCGGCGAGTCCGACGGTGAGGACGGCCGTCCCGGACTGGCCGAGATCGACGGCGTGATCACCGCGGCCACGCTGCGTCTCGAGCCGTTGCCGCAGGCCCGCCGCTGGGTCGGCATCGCCGTGCCCACCCCGTCGCAACTCGGCAAGCTGGTCGGCGCGGCTGGTGAGTTCGAGCCCAGCGCGATCGAGACCGACCTGCCGGCCGGCGGTCAGGGCGGCACGCTGGCCGTGCTCTTCGAGGGCGCTGAGGCCGCGGCGGTCGAGCGGGCCGAGCGCCTGGCCGCCACGTGGGGCTCGGGCGCTGTGGTCACCCCGATCGCGCCGCCCTGGTGGGGTGTCTATCCGTTCCGCCGCGACGATGTCGCCCTGCGGCTCTCGGTCTCGGCGGCCGACCTGCACGCCGTGCTCTACGCGCTGGGCGACGTCGTGGGCGGGCCGGTGCCGGTGCGCGGCTCGGCCGGGTTGGGCACCGTGCACGCCGTGCTGCCGGGCACGCTGTCGCCACCGCGCCTCGCCGGCATCCTCGACAGCGTCCGCCACGTGCTGCTGGCCCGAAACGGCCGCGCAGCGATCGTCGCGGCGCCGCCCGAACTGGCCCACGAGGTCGAAATGGCGAACCGCACAGAGTTCTTCTGA
- a CDS encoding SpoIIE family protein phosphatase, with amino-acid sequence MSVEADAISDTPAGGLVRRVRLPNDRRTPAAARALVRSVLEEAGLVSLLNEALLLTTELSTNAVVHANTELDIEVRADTTGLTVTVTDFAPGPVEQLAVGPRNESVDIGEVAERGRGLLLVDHFASRWGTVHEGTGKGVWFRLEAAPSDRPAAVVPAVANAVEDDTPSVGALTMLLQVNPERQSEEGMAEFAADLLAQLARLTGAAGGVIRLDRGDGGGRQLLARYGRAPRDDADTIRVPLSVQRPYSGELELDASPIGFAQPLATLVAERFSLHLENDRLRRTDLRRQTWLTFLAEASELLAQSLDVNLTMALIPQLVVPRLGQWCAVHTTDAWGRLQLAAVTHADESALPQLHDTLAETGPDSILTRLEEASRLGTQVMLGAPTEGFAVPLVARGTRLGTLAVGRHHRIRHDADEVNVLEDVARRAALAIDNARIHDERHKVARTLQASLLPPALPKVEGVGFAAEYVPTGSEVGGDFYDVVPSGPDSWIVVVGDVSGKGVQAATVTGLVRDVIRILVDDGKPMGEILCRVNKTLVQRGGGRYCTLAMASVTRSPDGVLDVCLHLAGHDRAVRVNADGKTSFVGEGGTALGLLESITSPDVDVRLQPGDSLIFYTDGVTERRRGRELFGTGRLRDAAGPLAGYPAEVMAARLRSTTINFSVEEPRDDIAILVLRNDA; translated from the coding sequence GTGTCAGTGGAGGCCGATGCGATCTCGGACACCCCGGCGGGTGGGCTCGTCCGGCGCGTCCGGCTGCCCAACGACCGGCGTACGCCGGCGGCTGCGCGCGCCCTGGTGCGCTCGGTCCTCGAGGAAGCGGGGCTGGTGTCCCTGCTCAACGAGGCGCTGCTGCTGACCACCGAGCTTTCCACCAACGCGGTGGTCCACGCCAACACCGAGCTCGACATCGAGGTCCGCGCCGACACCACCGGGCTCACGGTGACTGTCACCGACTTCGCGCCGGGCCCGGTCGAGCAGCTGGCTGTCGGCCCCCGCAACGAGAGCGTGGACATCGGCGAGGTGGCCGAGCGCGGGCGTGGCCTGCTGCTGGTCGACCACTTCGCGAGCCGGTGGGGCACGGTGCACGAGGGCACGGGCAAGGGCGTGTGGTTCCGGCTCGAGGCAGCGCCCTCCGACCGGCCCGCCGCGGTGGTGCCCGCCGTCGCCAACGCGGTGGAGGACGACACCCCCAGCGTCGGCGCGCTCACGATGTTGCTGCAGGTCAATCCCGAGCGTCAGTCCGAGGAAGGCATGGCCGAGTTCGCCGCCGACCTGCTGGCCCAGCTCGCCCGGCTGACCGGCGCGGCGGGCGGGGTGATCCGGCTCGACCGGGGCGACGGCGGCGGCCGTCAGCTGCTGGCCCGCTACGGCCGGGCGCCGCGCGACGACGCCGACACGATCCGGGTGCCGCTGAGCGTCCAGCGGCCGTACTCGGGCGAGCTCGAGCTCGACGCCTCCCCCATCGGGTTCGCCCAGCCGCTGGCCACGCTGGTCGCCGAACGCTTCTCGCTGCACCTGGAGAACGACCGGCTGCGCCGCACCGACCTGCGCCGGCAGACGTGGCTGACGTTCCTGGCCGAGGCCAGCGAACTGCTCGCCCAGTCGCTCGACGTCAACCTCACGATGGCGCTGATCCCGCAGCTGGTGGTGCCGCGGCTGGGCCAGTGGTGTGCGGTGCACACGACCGACGCGTGGGGCCGGCTGCAACTGGCCGCGGTCACGCACGCCGACGAGTCCGCGCTGCCGCAGCTGCACGACACCCTGGCCGAGACCGGGCCCGACTCGATCCTGACCCGGCTCGAGGAAGCGTCCCGCCTCGGCACCCAGGTGATGCTGGGGGCGCCGACCGAGGGGTTCGCGGTGCCGCTGGTCGCCCGCGGCACCCGGCTCGGCACCCTGGCCGTCGGCCGCCACCACCGCATCCGGCACGACGCCGACGAGGTGAACGTGCTGGAGGACGTGGCCCGGCGGGCGGCCCTGGCCATCGACAACGCCCGCATTCACGACGAAAGGCACAAGGTCGCCCGTACGCTCCAGGCCTCCCTGCTGCCGCCGGCGCTGCCCAAGGTCGAGGGGGTGGGGTTCGCCGCGGAGTACGTGCCGACCGGCTCGGAGGTGGGCGGCGACTTCTACGACGTGGTGCCCTCCGGGCCGGACAGCTGGATCGTGGTCGTCGGCGACGTCTCCGGCAAGGGTGTGCAGGCGGCCACGGTGACGGGCCTTGTCCGCGACGTGATCCGCATCCTGGTCGACGACGGCAAGCCGATGGGCGAGATCCTCTGCCGGGTCAACAAGACGCTGGTGCAGCGAGGTGGCGGGCGCTACTGCACGCTGGCCATGGCCTCGGTGACCCGCTCGCCCGACGGGGTGCTCGACGTCTGCCTGCATCTGGCCGGGCACGACCGGGCGGTGCGGGTCAACGCGGACGGCAAGACGTCCTTCGTGGGTGAGGGCGGCACGGCGCTCGGCCTGCTCGAATCGATCACGTCCCCCGACGTCGACGTGCGGCTGCAGCCGGGCGATTCCCTGATCTTCTACACCGACGGCGTGACCGAACGCCGCCGCGGCCGCGAACTCTTCGGCACCGGCCGTCTGCGCGACGCCGCGGGCCCGCTGGCCGGCTACCCGGCCGAGGTGATGGCGGCCCGCCTGCGCTCCACGACGATCAACTTCTCCGTCGAGGAACCGCGCGACGACATCGCCATCCTGGTCCTCCGCAACGACGCCTGA
- a CDS encoding dihydrofolate reductase family protein, whose amino-acid sequence MAKTQYYTATSIDGYIADENNSLEWLFDVDGGNENPFGGFFAGVGAFAMGATTYEWVLENDNVLAEPQNWHDLYGDVPCWVFANRELPLVPDANVFMVSGDVKRVHEAMLVAAKGKNVWLVGGGDLVGQFVDQGLLDEIILGIAPVVLGGGSPLLPRHLTARHLALTGTAQIGRFAYLTYAVGSEPVPGRHPAATEHRHAVLH is encoded by the coding sequence ATGGCGAAAACTCAGTACTACACGGCGACGAGCATCGACGGTTACATCGCCGACGAGAACAACTCGCTGGAGTGGCTCTTCGACGTCGACGGCGGCAACGAGAACCCGTTCGGCGGCTTCTTCGCGGGCGTCGGCGCGTTCGCCATGGGCGCGACCACCTACGAGTGGGTGCTCGAGAACGACAACGTGCTGGCCGAGCCGCAGAACTGGCACGACCTGTACGGCGACGTCCCGTGCTGGGTTTTCGCCAACCGTGAGCTGCCGCTTGTGCCCGACGCCAACGTCTTCATGGTCAGCGGCGACGTGAAGCGCGTCCACGAGGCGATGCTGGTCGCGGCCAAGGGCAAGAACGTCTGGCTCGTCGGCGGCGGTGACCTGGTCGGCCAGTTCGTCGACCAGGGCCTGCTCGACGAGATCATCCTGGGCATTGCCCCGGTCGTGCTGGGCGGCGGCTCTCCCCTGCTGCCCCGCCACCTGACGGCTCGCCACCTGGCTTTGACCGGCACGGCGCAGATCGGCCGTTTCGCCTACCTGACGTACGCCGTCGGCAGCGAGCCCGTCCCCGGACGCCACCCCGCCGCGACCGAACACCGCCACGCGGTCCTCCACTGA
- a CDS encoding STAS domain-containing protein — translation MERPELSITVEHAPDEVIFHLAGEIDVLTVTNLSTLVNEVLGDPPARIMLDMAGVTFCDSQGLGTLVVLSRKAQHARSVLALANVGDFLLRVLDITGLRSALMISSTA, via the coding sequence GTGGAGCGACCCGAGCTGTCGATCACAGTCGAGCACGCACCCGACGAGGTCATCTTCCACCTCGCCGGGGAGATCGACGTGCTCACCGTGACGAACTTGTCGACGCTGGTCAACGAGGTGCTGGGCGATCCTCCGGCCCGGATCATGCTGGACATGGCCGGCGTCACCTTCTGCGATTCCCAGGGTCTCGGCACCCTCGTTGTGCTCAGTCGCAAAGCCCAACATGCCCGATCTGTCCTGGCTCTGGCCAACGTCGGCGACTTCCTGCTGCGCGTGCTCGACATCACGGGTCTGCGCAGCGCCCTCATGATCAGCAGCACAGCCTGA
- a CDS encoding response regulator, translated as MAERAKALLVDDRKDNLLALEAILQGLPVTAVAVESGEAALKQLLTDDFAVILLDAQMPNMDGFETASHIKRRERTRHVPILFLTAADRDAQLALRGYAVGAVDYLTKPFDPWVLRAKVSIFVDLWNKTQQLKAQAEQTRERDAQWQRLTDTVDEAARVLRSGGDDAAAEALALLEKARWGN; from the coding sequence GTGGCGGAGCGCGCTAAGGCCCTGCTGGTCGACGACCGCAAGGACAACCTGCTCGCCCTGGAGGCCATCCTCCAGGGCCTGCCGGTGACGGCGGTGGCGGTGGAGAGCGGCGAGGCGGCCCTCAAACAGCTGCTCACCGACGATTTCGCGGTGATCCTGCTGGACGCGCAGATGCCCAACATGGACGGGTTCGAGACCGCCAGTCACATCAAGCGGCGAGAACGCACCCGGCACGTGCCGATCCTGTTCCTCACCGCCGCCGACCGTGATGCCCAGCTCGCTCTGCGGGGCTATGCGGTCGGCGCGGTGGATTACCTCACCAAGCCGTTCGACCCGTGGGTGCTGCGGGCCAAGGTCTCCATCTTCGTCGATCTGTGGAACAAGACGCAGCAGCTCAAGGCGCAGGCCGAGCAGACCCGCGAGCGTGACGCCCAGTGGCAGCGGCTCACCGACACGGTCGACGAGGCGGCCCGGGTGCTGCGTTCCGGCGGTGACGACGCCGCCGCCGAGGCGCTGGCCCTGCTCGAGAAGGCCCGTTGGGGAAACTGA
- a CDS encoding HAMP domain-containing protein yields the protein MTTAKEASVGLPDDTAVLGELAEALRRVRRGDLKVRLPRRSGTAGEVADAFNEVVSLQERQNLDLRRISRIVGRDGRLTERLDDEGLDGSWADSVRSVNSLIDDLGRPTTEISRVIVAVAEGDLSQHMALEMDGRPLRGEFLRIGRTVNTMVDQLSSFADEVTRVAREVGTEGELGGQADVRGVAGTWKDLTDSVNTMASNLTHQVRSISQVATAMARGDLSQKITVSARGEVAELADTMNGVTDTLRLFAEQVTRVAREVGTEGKLGGQAEVPNVAGTWKDLTDSVNSMASNLTSQVRNIAQVSTAVAKGDLSQKITVAAQGEILELKDTVNTMVDQLSSFADEVTRVAREVGTEGRLGGQAQVRGVSGTWRDLTENVNQLAANLTDQVRNISQVSTAVAKGDLSQKITVDARGEILELKSTMNTMVDQLSSFADEVTRVAREVGSEGKLGGQAQVKGVSGTWRDLTDNVNYMASNLTSQVRNIASVTTAVAKGDLSQKITVDARGEILELKSTVNTMVDQLSSFADEVTRVAREVGTEGKLGGQAQVRGVAGTWRDLTDNVNSMASNLTGQVRNIAQVSTAVAKGDLSQKITVDAQGEILELKNTVNTMVDQLSSFADEVTRVAREVGSEGKLGGQAQVRGVAGTWRDLTDNVNYMASNLTAQVRNIASVTTAVAKGDLSQKITVDARGEILELKDTVNTMVDQLSSFATEVTRVGREVGVEGKLGGQAQVKGVSGTWQDLTDNVNQLASTLTIQLRAIAEVSTAVTRGDLTQSIAVEAQGEVAELKDNINQMIVTLRETTKANAEQGWLDSNLARIGGLLQGQRDLGEVCRMIMTEVTPLVDAQLGAFFLVDNEQAVMRLRLAASYGYVARNHEVTFGPGEGLVGQAAVSRRTIRVRATHDGILTMRSGLMSMPPNDLVVLPVLFEGEMLGVIEFASVAAFSGLHLTFLERLVSTIGVALNTIQANRRTEELLSQSQRLAREMQDQSAELQRTNAELEDKAQLLSEQKANIETKNREIEQARRGLEEKAQQLSRASAYKSEFLANMSHELRTPLNSLLLLARLLADNNDANLTEKQIEFARTIHSAGSDLLSLIDDILDLAKIEAGRMDVEPDQVDFEGVRSYVEQAFAPQANEKNLEFRVWLQPGLPDSILTDPQRLQQILRNLLSNAVKFTDSGSVTLSIFGAPPETDFDVPALAAARQVIAFAVTDTGIGISDEKLAIIFEPFQQADGTTTRKYGGTGLGLSISRDLAALLGGTIVVSSRPGEGSTFTLYMPDALSAEAIPPLSLPTLPSTTVVVQPAPAPIDMPLMELPVLHQRAELEGHVVSPAGRQLDGATVLIVDDDVRNVFALTSALEMHGLNVLYSDNGVDGVRLLAEHPEVDIVLMDAMMPDQDGYETTRGIRRNQRFQDLPVVFLTAKAMPGDRESALAAGASDYITKPVDLDELIELMARWVNADKTTERDLG from the coding sequence ATGACCACGGCCAAGGAAGCCAGCGTCGGCCTGCCCGACGACACTGCCGTGCTCGGTGAACTCGCCGAGGCCCTGCGGCGCGTTCGCCGTGGCGATCTCAAGGTGCGGCTGCCCCGCCGAAGCGGGACGGCCGGTGAGGTCGCCGATGCGTTCAACGAGGTGGTGTCGCTGCAGGAGCGGCAAAATCTCGACCTGCGCCGGATCAGCCGGATCGTCGGACGGGACGGCCGGCTCACCGAGCGTCTCGACGACGAGGGCCTCGACGGGTCGTGGGCGGACAGCGTTCGATCGGTGAACTCCCTGATCGACGACCTGGGCCGGCCCACCACGGAGATCTCCCGGGTCATCGTGGCGGTCGCCGAGGGTGACCTCTCTCAGCACATGGCGCTGGAAATGGACGGGCGTCCCCTCCGGGGTGAATTCCTGCGCATCGGCCGCACGGTGAACACGATGGTCGACCAGCTGTCGAGCTTCGCCGACGAGGTGACCCGGGTGGCCCGCGAGGTGGGCACCGAGGGTGAGCTGGGTGGGCAGGCCGACGTACGGGGTGTGGCCGGCACCTGGAAGGACCTGACCGACTCGGTCAACACGATGGCGTCCAACCTGACCCACCAGGTGCGATCCATCTCACAGGTCGCGACGGCGATGGCCCGGGGCGACCTGTCGCAAAAGATCACGGTTTCGGCCCGCGGCGAGGTCGCCGAGCTGGCCGACACCATGAACGGCGTGACCGACACGCTGCGGCTCTTCGCCGAGCAGGTCACCCGGGTGGCGCGCGAGGTGGGCACCGAGGGCAAGCTGGGCGGCCAGGCCGAGGTTCCCAACGTGGCGGGCACGTGGAAGGACCTCACCGACTCGGTGAACTCGATGGCCTCCAACCTGACGAGCCAGGTGCGCAACATCGCCCAGGTGTCGACGGCGGTGGCCAAGGGCGACCTGTCGCAAAAGATCACGGTGGCCGCGCAGGGCGAGATCCTGGAGCTCAAGGACACCGTGAACACGATGGTCGACCAGCTGTCGAGCTTCGCCGACGAGGTGACCCGGGTGGCCCGTGAGGTGGGCACCGAGGGCCGGCTGGGCGGTCAGGCCCAGGTGCGCGGCGTCTCGGGCACCTGGCGTGACCTGACCGAGAACGTGAACCAGCTCGCCGCCAACCTGACCGACCAGGTGCGCAACATCTCGCAGGTGTCGACGGCGGTGGCCAAGGGTGACCTGTCGCAAAAGATCACCGTTGACGCCCGGGGTGAGATCCTCGAGCTCAAGAGCACGATGAACACGATGGTCGATCAGCTGTCGAGCTTCGCCGACGAGGTGACCCGGGTGGCCCGCGAGGTGGGCTCGGAGGGCAAGCTGGGGGGTCAGGCGCAGGTCAAGGGCGTCTCCGGTACGTGGCGCGACCTGACCGACAACGTGAACTACATGGCGTCCAACCTGACGAGCCAGGTGCGCAACATCGCCTCCGTCACCACGGCCGTGGCGAAGGGTGACCTGTCGCAAAAGATCACCGTTGACGCCCGCGGCGAGATCCTGGAGCTGAAGTCGACCGTGAACACGATGGTCGACCAGCTGTCGAGCTTCGCCGACGAGGTGACCCGGGTGGCCCGCGAGGTGGGCACGGAGGGCAAGCTCGGCGGTCAGGCCCAGGTGCGGGGCGTGGCCGGCACGTGGCGCGACCTGACCGACAACGTGAACTCGATGGCCTCGAACCTCACCGGCCAGGTGCGCAACATCGCGCAGGTCTCGACGGCGGTGGCCAAGGGTGACCTGTCGCAAAAGATCACGGTCGACGCGCAGGGCGAGATCCTGGAGCTCAAGAACACCGTGAACACGATGGTCGACCAGCTGTCCAGCTTCGCCGACGAGGTGACGCGAGTTGCCCGCGAGGTGGGTTCCGAGGGCAAGCTCGGCGGCCAGGCCCAGGTGCGCGGTGTGGCCGGCACATGGCGCGACCTCACCGACAACGTGAACTACATGGCCTCCAACCTGACCGCCCAGGTGCGCAACATCGCCTCGGTGACCACGGCGGTGGCCAAGGGTGACCTGTCGCAAAAGATCACGGTCGACGCCCGCGGCGAGATCCTGGAGCTCAAGGACACCGTGAACACGATGGTCGACCAGCTCTCCAGCTTTGCCACCGAGGTCACCCGGGTCGGCCGCGAGGTCGGCGTCGAGGGCAAGCTCGGCGGTCAGGCCCAGGTCAAGGGCGTTTCCGGTACGTGGCAGGACCTCACCGACAACGTCAACCAGCTCGCCTCGACGCTGACGATCCAGCTGCGCGCGATCGCCGAGGTGTCCACGGCCGTGACCCGCGGCGACCTGACCCAGAGCATCGCCGTCGAGGCGCAGGGCGAGGTCGCCGAGCTGAAGGACAACATCAACCAGATGATCGTCACGCTGCGCGAGACGACCAAGGCCAACGCCGAGCAGGGCTGGCTCGACTCCAACCTGGCCCGCATCGGTGGCCTGCTGCAGGGCCAGCGTGATCTCGGCGAGGTCTGCCGCATGATCATGACCGAGGTGACGCCTCTGGTCGACGCCCAGCTCGGCGCGTTCTTCCTGGTCGACAACGAGCAGGCGGTCATGCGGCTGCGGCTGGCCGCCTCGTACGGCTACGTCGCCCGTAACCACGAGGTGACCTTCGGCCCCGGCGAGGGACTGGTCGGCCAGGCCGCGGTCTCGCGCCGCACGATCCGGGTGCGGGCCACCCACGACGGCATCCTGACGATGCGTTCGGGCCTCATGTCGATGCCGCCGAACGATTTGGTCGTGCTGCCGGTGCTGTTCGAGGGCGAGATGCTGGGCGTGATCGAGTTCGCGTCGGTGGCGGCGTTCTCGGGCCTGCACCTGACGTTCCTCGAGCGGCTCGTGTCGACGATCGGCGTCGCCCTCAACACCATCCAGGCCAACCGCCGTACGGAGGAACTGCTCTCGCAGTCGCAGCGTCTGGCTCGCGAGATGCAGGACCAGTCGGCCGAGCTGCAGCGCACCAACGCCGAACTGGAGGACAAGGCCCAGCTGCTCAGCGAGCAGAAGGCCAACATCGAGACCAAGAACCGCGAGATCGAGCAGGCCCGCCGCGGTCTGGAGGAGAAGGCGCAGCAGCTCAGCCGGGCCAGCGCGTACAAGTCGGAGTTCCTGGCCAACATGAGCCACGAGCTGCGCACCCCGCTGAACTCGCTGCTGCTGCTGGCCCGGCTGCTGGCCGACAACAACGATGCCAACCTGACCGAGAAGCAGATCGAGTTCGCCCGTACGATCCACAGCGCCGGCTCCGACCTGCTCTCGCTGATCGACGACATCCTCGACCTTGCCAAGATCGAGGCGGGCCGGATGGACGTCGAGCCCGACCAGGTCGACTTCGAGGGCGTCCGCAGCTACGTCGAGCAGGCGTTCGCGCCGCAGGCCAACGAGAAGAACCTGGAGTTCCGGGTCTGGCTGCAGCCGGGCCTGCCCGACTCGATCCTCACCGACCCGCAACGCCTCCAGCAGATCCTGCGCAACCTGCTCTCCAACGCGGTCAAGTTCACCGACAGCGGCTCGGTCACGCTGAGCATCTTCGGCGCCCCGCCCGAGACAGACTTCGACGTCCCGGCGCTGGCCGCGGCCCGTCAGGTGATCGCGTTCGCGGTGACCGACACCGGCATCGGGATCAGCGACGAGAAGCTGGCGATCATCTTCGAGCCGTTCCAGCAGGCCGACGGCACGACCACCCGCAAGTACGGCGGCACCGGCCTGGGCCTGTCGATCAGCCGCGACCTGGCCGCCCTGCTCGGCGGCACGATCGTGGTCTCGTCCCGCCCGGGCGAGGGCTCGACGTTCACGCTCTACATGCCGGACGCGCTCAGCGCCGAGGCCATCCCGCCGCTGAGCCTGCCCACGCTGCCGTCGACCACGGTGGTGGTGCAGCCCGCGCCGGCGCCGATCGACATGCCGCTCATGGAGTTGCCGGTGCTGCATCAGCGGGCCGAGCTGGAGGGCCACGTGGTGAGCCCGGCCGGCCGGCAGCTCGACGGCGCCACCGTGCTGATCGTCGACGACGACGTCCGTAACGTGTTCGCCCTGACCAGCGCGCTCGAGATGCACGGGCTGAACGTCCTGTACTCCGACAACGGGGTCGACGGCGTACGGCTGCTGGCCGAGCACCCCGAGGTCGACATCGTGCTGATGGACGCGATGATGCCCGACCAGGACGGGTACGAGACCACCCGGGGAATCCGGCGCAACCAGCGCTTCCAGGATCTACCGGTAGTCTTCCTCACGGCGAAGGCGATGCCCGGCGACCGGGAGTCGGCGCTCGCGGCCGGCGCCAGCGACTACATCACCAAGCCCGTCGATCTCGACGAGTTGATCGAGCTGATGGCCCGCTGGGTGAACGCCGACAAGACCACGGAGCGGGATCTGGGCTGA